TTGACTTCTCTCTCCTTTCCGGCCGCCATCCATTTGTAGATTCGAGTGGAACGATTTACATTCTTCATATGATCAATATCTAATTTGACTTCGGGAAGAATCGCCTCCGTCTGACGAAAGGAAACCTTAACGGGAACTTTCTTCTCCCTAGATTCTTTCAGCGCCTGGGAAAGTTGTAAGTCGAATGTATCGTCGTCCAGATATTCGATCTCATTGCAATTTGCAAAAACGGTATCGCAGATATCGCCGTATTTACGATGAACAAAATAAACGAGAAAGATGTTAAGAGTTTCGGGATGATACAAAACCTTCGCGTGATAATCGGAAGTTCTTCTATAATAGACCTTTTTATAGATTCTCTTGAAAACGTCCCAGCCGACAAGACCGACGTCTTTTAGAAAAGGAGGTTCCGGAATTTGAAAAGAACGAATCGCGATATGCAACCTTTCGATCGCAACCTTACCGTCTCTCTTGGAAATTTCTTCCAGAACGGTTCTGATATCGTCCAAATCTTCCGAATCGATTTTGCGCGCGGCCCCGGAAGTATCGATCAGAATCTTTCCGGCGTTCTCGGACATCAACTGAGAGATCTTCGACTTCACGCCTTCTGTGAGAATGTCTTCGAGTTTTAAGGAAATACAATCGTTAGGATGACAAGAGATTTGTTCTTCATAGACCGCATCCGGATCGGGCGCCGAGACGGGTAAGCTCTCGGCTTCTAAAAAAGAATCAAGTGAAAGAGAAACGATGATCGCGGAAAGAAAAACGGTCCGAGCGGAAAATTGGTAACGCATTCTTTTGTTTGTCCTAAAAGGATTATCCGGAGGATTCTCCTTTTCAGACAGAGAATGGAAAGATCTTTTTTTAAGAAATCAATTGATTTCGTCTCTGTAATCCATCACAAGATACATCAGAGTTTCCTGATCGGTCGGGTTGGAATATTCGTGCGGAATGTCCGCTCTAAAAAAAACGGAATCCTTTGGTTCGAGTTCCACGACCTTTTCTCCGACGCGAAGACGAAGTTTCCCGGAAACTACCACGATGTTTTCCGTGGTTCCCGATTGATGCGATTCCGCAACCTCGATCCCACCAGGTTTTAAAATGAGTTCATAAAATTCAGTCTTTCGATTTCCGTTATAAGGGAAAAGTGCGCGGCTGGAAAAGACTTTGGAACTGGAAAACAAAACCTTTGTGTTTTCAGCCTTCATCACGATAATCCCTTCGGTTCCCTTCTCTTTTAGAAGTTCACTAAAAGGAACATTCAGACCGTTTGCGATCTTCCAAAGAACGGAAATTGTAGGAACACTCTTTCCTTGTTCGATCTGAGAAAGCATAGCCCGACTGACTCCGCAACGGGAGGCGAGTTTGTCTAAGGAAAACCCTTTCGTATGGCGGATGAGTTTTAGATTTTCTTTAACGACTTCAGTGATGTGTTCGCTGGAGGGAAGATCTTTCCCTGCTTCCAATTCTTCCGTGGCTGGGTTCATTTCTCTTTTTTTGTCTAATATAGCAGAATTCTGTCAATCCAAAACTCCCTTCAGGAAAAAAATAGACTTGAAATTATAATCACGATTATAATAATTAAATTTATAATTAAGAATGAGGAACAAAATGAAACGTATCCAACACGAAGAAATCACAAAGGCCAGTCCGACCCAACTCTGGAAAGTCTATCAAGACGTTTCCAATTGGAAAACCTGGGATCACGAAATTGAAGAATCTTTTTTGAAAGGAGAATTCAAAGTCGGAAGTAAGGGAATGCTCAAGCCAAAGGGCGGACCAAAAACTTGGTTTCGATTGATGGAAGTAAAAGACAAAGAATTATTTTCCGATCTTACAAACCTTCCCCTCTGCAAATTAGAATTCAGACACGAACTGATTCCTACAAATTCCGGAACTAAGTTTGTCCACACGGTAACGTTCTCTGGACCGCTTTCCTTTTTATTTTCCAGAGTGATCGGAAATAAAATTCGGGAAGAATTGCCTGGCGCAATGAAGAATCTCGCAAAACTCGCAGAAGCAGCTTGAACAAAGCTTGGAAATGGATTTCAGAGAAAAAAATTCTTCAATTTGTTTTGGCTGCGATCGACAGAACCGCCGGACCGGGAATTCCACTTTGAGTGATTGGAATTAATTTCCAATCGCCCGGAAGCCCGGTGGAAGAAACCGCAAACGTGGAAGGATTGCTTCCACCGGTCCCCGTGGAACCCAAGGCGAACAATTTGAGTTTTGCGTTGTAAGTCGCGGCGCTCCAGTGTAAACCCGAACAACCTCCGACAATGATCGGAGTTCCTGAAAATCCAATCCATCCTGCAAGACCGGTAAGATCGGAAGTGTAATCCAAGGTGCAGGCGTTTCCAAATGCAAAGATCCGATCACTTCCTTCGGCCATCACGTTGATTTTGGAAGAAGTTGTTGTGGCAGTCTGCCCGCCCCAAATCGTTCCGTTAAACACACTGAGCGCTCCGCCGCCGTTTGCATCGTCTCCGTAAGAAACTACGTTTCCAGAATTCAGAGCAAAGACGTTCTTCTTGCTGCTTGCGAGGTTCGGAAGAATATCTCCGTCTCCGTTTTGAGACCAAGAGCTCGTCCCAACCCGAAACTTGGAAATGTTTCCGGTGACCGAATTCGTAAAACCGAAATAAGCGATCGAATTTACGGAATCAAAGGAAGTAGTACTTGCAAAATCTGGAATATTGTTAGCACCTCCCGTATCGATCGGAAAGTATTGCCAAGAAATTCCATCCGTAGATTTCAATCCGTAAAAGGAAACGGTGGTCCCCGCCCCTTCTTTGTCTCCGCCCACCCAGAAGGTTCCGTTTCCATAAGCCACAGAGTAGAGTTGAAAATTAGAATTCCCGCCCCCATTGTTTGCACAATTGGAACGAGTCCAGGTTTCTCCGTCCTTACTCGACCAAAGCCCGCAACCGGCGCCGGAAGTTAAAGTTCCTACGGCAACCCAGGTTCCATTTCCGTAAGCAACGGAATTGATGTCCCCTGCGTTGCAGGAAGGAAAACGAGTGGAGCTGTAAGACCAATCGTTTCCGTCGACCGAATACCAAGATGCGCAAGAGGCTCCGACTGCGACGAAAGGATATTTCAGATTGTTTGCGGCCGCGAGACTCCAACCAATCTCTCCTAAAATCGCAAGAGGATTGGAAGAATCAAAACTGTATTTATGCGCTTCGGCGCAGGAAACCAAAGAAAGAAGAATCGAAATCAGAATTGAAACATATTTTTTATAGGTCATCGTAAAATCAAAACCGCAACATCCCAAAATAAACAAAATAAAGAACTAAGAATCAATTTCAAAATCTATTTAGTAGCAATTCCTAATATACTCGGGCCGGGGGAACCAGCGTCCGCCTGAGCGACCACGGTCCAATCCGCGGGAAGACCGGTTTTGGAATAACTAAACGCAGTGGGAACACTTCCGGTAACTCTGGCCCCCGATACAAACAAATCCAAAGTCGAATTGTATGCGGAAGACATCCAGTCCAGACGAGAACAATTGGACATTTCAGGAGCCGGAGAACTTATCGGAGGATGCCAAACCTGAAGACTGAGGCTGTAAAAATCCAATGTACATTGATTTCCAAAGACTACGATCTTATCTTTCCCTTCGACCGCGGTATTGATAAAACCGGGAACCCCCGTATTCAAAATCGAACTGGCACCGATCCCCGGAGCCGTAGTTGCCATTTTTGTAATACTCGCAGTCGGATTTGTATCGTCGTCTCCGCCGAAAACTAAAATTTTTCCGGACTTGAGCGCGAGAATCCCCGTTTTAAAAGTAGAAGCCGTCGAAATGGAAATCGAAGAACTCGCGGTCGAAGGAACCGACATCTGAACGATTTCCGGATTCACATTGTGAAAACCGCTAAAATAAACTTCCGAATGTACGGAACTGTAAGAACTGGAAAAATAATAATCCGATCCGATATAGGTCGATCCATCCGGGATCGAAAGAAATTGCCAAGCGCTTCCGTCACTCGAGATCTGTCCGTAAAATCCGACGCCGGTCTGAGAGGCGATATGTTCCCCGGCGGCAAAAAAGAAACCTCCGCCGAAAGTGACTGTGTAAAGATTCTTAACGACTGAGGTTGGGGTTCCACTGATCGAAACCAAGCCGGCCGCACAGTTGGACCTTGCCCAGGTTTCTCCGTCCTTACTCGACCAGATCCCGCAACCACCGTTTGCGGTAAGAGTTCCCACAGCGACCCAGGTTCCATTTCCAAAGGCAACGCTGGAAACGGCTCCGTCAACACACCCGGAAAAACGGGCATTACTATATTTCCAGCTGATCCCATCGGAACTGGTCCAGGAAGAACAATTGCTTCCCACAGCCACAAATTGAAGACCGGTTCCTGTGTTCGCAGGAATGGATCCCAAGGTCCATCCAATCTGACCCAGAAGCGCCAGGGGATTGGAAGAATCCATACTAAACTTATCCGCTTGGGCGCAGGAAGAAAGTAGCAGAATCAAAAATATAGTCGGTATCTCTTTTCTCATATCCGCCTCTTATAAGATAACAACACTCCGATTCCTTTTCTCAGGGAAATTTATAAAGTAACAAGCGCAGATCAGACCTTTTTGACCTATTCCAAATAAATAGAATTCTATGGCAAGAATTCAAATCCGAAAAGCATGAAACACAAAAAATCAGGACCGAAAGAAAAAAAGGATTCGAAAAACCTCTGGAAGACGTTTCGATTTCCGATCCTTGGTCCAAGAATTCTTACTTTTTACTTCCGGAGAATTCGTTCGAAAAAGACATACAATCCCACTTTACAACCCGAGTTCAAAAATTAGAATGAAACTGGTAAAAAGAAGATTATGAAATCCAAATCCATATTCAAAGAAGAACGGGCGGAAGAAAGTACTGGCTTTCTATTTTGGCAGATCACAAATCTCTGGCAGAAAAAAATCCGGGAAGATCTTCTCACCCTGGACCTAACGCACGTTCAATTTGTGCTCCTCGCGAGTTTGGCTTGGTTTGAAGAAGCAGGCCAGAAAGCCACGCAGGTAAGACTCGCCGAACACGCAAAAACGGACGTGATGATGACTTCCAAAGTTCTTAGGAGTCTGGAATCAAAAAAACTACTAACGCGAAAACCGGATCCGGAAGACTCCCGAGCCAATTGCCTTTTTCTTACGGGAGAAGGAAAAGAACTCGTAGCAAAGGCGGTTCATATCGTGGAAACCACCGATCGAACTTTTTTTTCCATTCTCAAAGACGAAAAGAATTTCAGAAGTTCTCTCTTGGATCTAAGACAAAAGAATGCCTGAAAAACATTCCAATTTTAGAATATTCTACAAATCGGATTCTTTTCTTTTTGCCGAAAAACCCGCCGGGATTCCGGTCCACGCAACCAAAGATTCCAAAAGAGAAAACTTCTCCGATCTTCTTCAAAATCAACTCGCTCTTCCTTTTTTAAGAACCGTAAATCGTTTGGATTTGGATACGAGCGGCCTCGTATTCTTTTGCACCGACCCGGAAAAAAACAAAGAAGCGGATCAGATTTTAAAAACGTCCACAAAGATCTATCTCTGCATCGCGGTGGGAATTGTTTCCGAGGATCGTTTTACGGAAAACTGCTATCTCAAAGACGGAAATAAAAGAGTAAAAAAAGTATTCTCCGGAGGTGACAAAGCGGTTACCGAGTTTATAACTTTAAAACGAAATCCAAAAGAAAACTATTCCGTGCTTCTGGCAAAACTTCATACGGGAAGAAGGCATCAGATCCGATTTCATCTGAGTGAAAAGGGTTATCCGATCGTAGGCGATCCAGTTTATGGAATGTCCGATAAACTATCGTTAGGCGGTAAAAAAATTCCACAATCAAAACGCTCGCTTTTGCACGCACTCGGAGTTTCCTTTCAAGAAAAAGAAGGAGAAGAAGAACAAATTCTTTGTCCTCCTCCGGCCGATTTCAAAAAATTCTTGGACGAAGTTTGGATCGACCCTTCTATTTTTTCTAAATTCTCCATAAAATAGAAAGACAAAGAACACTTCTTGAGGACTATCTCCTGCGAACGGAGATTTTCATGTCAAAAAATGCACTCATCATCGGGACGAGCGGAGTCGCCGGCCAAAGCGCGGTGGAAGCCGTCCGAGAATTCGCAAAGAATAAAAAAGAGAATTGGAAGATTGTCGCCACGACGAGTAAGGACACGGCCCTTCCCGAAGCGGATCTTACGATTACGAAGATCAATCTGGACGATCCGAAAGCATCATTAGAACTTTTGTATGAAGGTTTGAAGAAGAACGGGATCGATAAGATCGATCTTTTTGTTTACACTCCCGCAAGAGGAAACCTGGGTTATCCGGTTTCGGAAACACCCGAGAGCGACATCAAAGACGCGCAAAAATTTTGTTTAGATCCGATGCTTGCAATCGAAGAAAAACTAAAACCCACTCTGAGTGTAGGTTACTCCGCTTACTATTATAGACCTCACCTTCAACCCTTTTACGGTTCTCTTGCTTTTATCAAAAGAAAAATGGAAGAATGGGCGATTCAAAAACCGTCTCATCGAAAGATCATCCGCGCGGGTTCGTTTTTTAGCCAGAGCGTTCGGGGAATTACGATCATCCTTCAGA
This is a stretch of genomic DNA from Leptospira tipperaryensis. It encodes these proteins:
- a CDS encoding helix-turn-helix domain-containing protein — translated: MNPATEELEAGKDLPSSEHITEVVKENLKLIRHTKGFSLDKLASRCGVSRAMLSQIEQGKSVPTISVLWKIANGLNVPFSELLKEKGTEGIIVMKAENTKVLFSSSKVFSSRALFPYNGNRKTEFYELILKPGGIEVAESHQSGTTENIVVVSGKLRLRVGEKVVELEPKDSVFFRADIPHEYSNPTDQETLMYLVMDYRDEIN
- a CDS encoding SRPBCC family protein; amino-acid sequence: MKRIQHEEITKASPTQLWKVYQDVSNWKTWDHEIEESFLKGEFKVGSKGMLKPKGGPKTWFRLMEVKDKELFSDLTNLPLCKLEFRHELIPTNSGTKFVHTVTFSGPLSFLFSRVIGNKIREELPGAMKNLAKLAEAA
- a CDS encoding MarR family winged helix-turn-helix transcriptional regulator → MKSKSIFKEERAEESTGFLFWQITNLWQKKIREDLLTLDLTHVQFVLLASLAWFEEAGQKATQVRLAEHAKTDVMMTSKVLRSLESKKLLTRKPDPEDSRANCLFLTGEGKELVAKAVHIVETTDRTFFSILKDEKNFRSSLLDLRQKNA
- a CDS encoding RluA family pseudouridine synthase codes for the protein MPEKHSNFRIFYKSDSFLFAEKPAGIPVHATKDSKRENFSDLLQNQLALPFLRTVNRLDLDTSGLVFFCTDPEKNKEADQILKTSTKIYLCIAVGIVSEDRFTENCYLKDGNKRVKKVFSGGDKAVTEFITLKRNPKENYSVLLAKLHTGRRHQIRFHLSEKGYPIVGDPVYGMSDKLSLGGKKIPQSKRSLLHALGVSFQEKEGEEEQILCPPPADFKKFLDEVWIDPSIFSKFSIK